A DNA window from Chryseobacterium sp. MEBOG06 contains the following coding sequences:
- a CDS encoding PhzF family phenazine biosynthesis protein — protein MKLELYQIDAFTEEIFHGNPACVVPLKNWLPDEILLKIARENAVAETAFFIDNGSTIHLRWFTPEIEMDLCGHATLATAHCLASILNYKNSRIVFETKSGELTVEVKDGFYYMDFPSRMPEASTLPDNIAQSLNIQPKEVYKSRDYVLVYESEEDLKKIKIERSVFDLINLDPGGVVVTAPGSDSDFVSRYFTPQSSILEDPVTGSSHCSLIPFWSSRSGKDKLFARQLSERGGQLYCENKDERVIVAGKARTYSMGYLWIE, from the coding sequence ATGAAGTTAGAATTATATCAGATAGATGCATTTACAGAAGAGATTTTCCATGGAAATCCTGCATGTGTTGTTCCGTTAAAAAACTGGTTACCCGATGAGATTCTCTTAAAAATAGCCCGTGAAAATGCGGTAGCAGAAACAGCTTTTTTCATTGATAATGGCAGCACCATTCATCTGAGATGGTTTACCCCTGAAATAGAGATGGACCTATGCGGACATGCTACCCTTGCTACGGCTCATTGCCTGGCTTCCATCTTAAACTATAAGAACAGCAGGATCGTTTTTGAAACCAAAAGCGGTGAATTAACAGTAGAGGTAAAAGATGGATTCTACTATATGGATTTCCCGTCAAGAATGCCTGAAGCATCTACCCTTCCGGATAATATAGCCCAGTCTCTCAATATACAGCCTAAGGAAGTCTACAAATCCAGAGACTATGTTCTGGTATACGAGTCTGAAGAAGACCTCAAAAAAATCAAAATTGAAAGATCAGTTTTTGACCTTATCAATCTGGACCCCGGAGGCGTTGTTGTGACAGCACCAGGTTCTGACAGTGATTTTGTTTCGCGGTATTTTACACCGCAGTCCTCCATTCTTGAAGATCCTGTAACCGGCTCTTCGCACTGCTCACTCATTCCGTTCTGGTCATCAAGATCAGGAAAAGATAAGCTTTTTGCCCGCCAGCTTTCAGAAAGAGGCGGCCAGCTTTATTGCGAAAACAAAGATGAAAGAGTGATTGTGGCAGGTAAGGCCAGAACTTATTCTATGGGATATCTATGGATAGAATAA
- a CDS encoding lmo0937 family membrane protein, which translates to MRNLLWLVAAICIVIWLLGMLGIIPGMDTGSLIHTLLVIAIIVVLINIFTGRKPLN; encoded by the coding sequence ATGAGAAATTTATTATGGCTTGTTGCAGCAATCTGCATCGTTATATGGCTTTTAGGAATGCTTGGAATAATTCCGGGAATGGACACAGGAAGTTTGATTCACACGCTTTTGGTTATTGCTATTATTGTTGTTCTTATCAACATCTTTACCGGCAGAAAGCCTCTTAATTAG
- a CDS encoding PA2169 family four-helix-bundle protein, whose amino-acid sequence MSTERTVSVLNDLLNITNDRIQGFSKVEDKVWDQYPHLRADYDTMVSQSQTMKNELTGLITERGGVPDQSGSAAGALHRAWIDVKNSFAGDTANATLGNVVYGENAAIDAYQEALDSGDLCPQSSQVVLDQLHQLKASHDKFQNLEDLKI is encoded by the coding sequence ATGAGTACCGAAAGAACAGTTTCAGTATTAAATGATTTACTGAACATTACGAATGACAGAATTCAGGGATTTTCTAAAGTTGAAGATAAGGTATGGGATCAATACCCTCATTTGAGGGCAGATTACGATACTATGGTATCACAATCTCAGACGATGAAAAATGAACTTACCGGCCTTATTACAGAGAGAGGCGGCGTACCCGATCAATCCGGATCAGCTGCCGGGGCACTCCACAGGGCATGGATAGATGTAAAAAACTCTTTTGCAGGAGATACAGCTAACGCCACATTGGGAAATGTAGTATATGGCGAAAATGCAGCTATTGATGCCTATCAGGAGGCATTAGACAGTGGTGATCTTTGTCCGCAAAGCTCACAAGTTGTACTGGATCAGCTTCATCAGCTAAAAGCTTCCCATGATAAATTTCAGAACCTTGAGGATTTAAAGATTTAA
- a CDS encoding NUMOD4 domain-containing protein, translating into MKLPIELETQYVKDVLYNTSLKDLPEEVWKLIEGFENYAVSNYGRVKSLERLTLISNGRPGKIEPELIMKLIFVKQFNNYLKSNIYNVHCGLSLYGQKYRKSVARLVYYHFVEKFDVSDRTIAIVSKDDNGLHVHSGNLEKISARERSAKIYQKNRARNRDVIYQQPVSQYSVEGELICNFESMYAAKKALDIGCESIMDVINKEFLTAGGFRWFLQSYIPKKEDFIVITKSKISDRRLNTSLWEKLGKPPIDESNPPACMNLSLEDLPGEYWKPIPGFEARFAISNKGRIKRLSGWTSIGRKIFLKEHILSQIMGPSGHTTYLFYCLLRENGKNKSVTVTRLLYYCFVKEFDLHSRTLVVVNQNEPFWNIDLSKLSLQPIYSVLKRGRDNKA; encoded by the coding sequence ATGAAGCTACCTATCGAATTAGAAACCCAATATGTGAAAGATGTTCTTTATAATACTTCCTTAAAAGATCTTCCGGAAGAGGTCTGGAAGTTAATTGAAGGTTTTGAGAATTATGCAGTTTCCAACTACGGCCGGGTAAAAAGTTTGGAGCGTCTCACTCTAATATCTAACGGGAGACCAGGAAAGATAGAACCCGAATTGATCATGAAACTGATTTTTGTAAAACAGTTTAATAATTATCTGAAAAGTAATATTTATAATGTTCATTGTGGGCTCTCTTTGTATGGTCAGAAATACCGTAAATCTGTAGCCCGTTTAGTATACTATCATTTTGTTGAAAAATTTGATGTGAGCGACCGTACTATAGCCATCGTCTCAAAGGATGACAATGGACTGCACGTTCATAGTGGTAATTTGGAGAAGATTTCTGCCCGTGAGAGGAGTGCTAAAATATACCAAAAGAACAGAGCCCGGAACCGGGATGTCATCTATCAGCAGCCTGTAAGCCAATACTCTGTAGAAGGTGAACTGATCTGTAATTTTGAAAGTATGTATGCTGCTAAAAAAGCCCTGGATATCGGATGTGAAAGTATAATGGATGTTATCAATAAAGAATTTTTGACAGCAGGAGGATTCCGGTGGTTTTTACAAAGCTACATTCCGAAGAAAGAGGATTTTATAGTAATTACAAAATCCAAGATCTCCGATAGAAGGCTTAACACATCTCTTTGGGAAAAGCTGGGCAAACCTCCAATAGATGAAAGTAATCCGCCTGCCTGTATGAATCTTTCACTCGAAGATCTCCCAGGCGAATACTGGAAACCAATCCCCGGTTTTGAAGCCCGCTTTGCTATTTCCAATAAAGGAAGAATAAAACGGCTAAGCGGCTGGACCTCTATAGGAAGGAAAATATTTTTGAAAGAGCACATTCTTTCCCAGATTATGGGGCCCAGCGGTCATACAACTTATCTTTTTTACTGCTTGTTGCGGGAGAATGGTAAAAATAAGAGTGTGACAGTTACCCGGTTGCTTTATTATTGTTTTGTAAAAGAGTTTGATCTACATAGCAGAACCCTGGTGGTCGTTAATCAGAATGAACCGTTCTGGAATATAGATCTATCAAAACTATCATTACAACCTATTTATTCTGTGCTTAAGAGGGGAAGGGATAATAAAGCATAA
- a CDS encoding pyocin knob domain-containing protein, which yields MDVKYAYYSTSKGYRVVGGTAAHFLKADGSLDGKEYIDKNSEQTIDSTKTIGIQNTLYSGWDRSSVANPQMGPISLLNLALQGAYPLYGDEEFRNGNNNIAVYNNSGNGTVTMTREVASNLPNRSGVQLRFNYNGSGASPGLGGFILGFMARTNAVFIQKFMAKLPVGYSFNNAENYMGANASVTWLTSRAGTGKWETYVRAVMCGTGTGFGNGGHVYVSGPNTALEFYLAFAEIYEVNSSVFSRIKEAFYAKNETIHFNGAVSDLITVGDSYTQKKLLSTSWDGATGDQILLRVPGNQNNGAYLRYSQNGTLNGNIGSLGSDNLTGGQILSSQGNILYLGNSSLPNMILQSTTNTQFNYAGAGSIYNFNVNGVYLDRNINFNQDNSGVNFFDGGKIYKKAGGGVHINKGNNGLDPRIETADGSQSWVIFHGGNYNPFKNLRNGVVLEDVSESGIYRQEVPTSEYNYTTTLNLNSSDGRQQLTIDRSGKGMKFRGTPTGSGNASWSDWREVYHSGNFNPANYITQFTLNNQLGNYAALNGVQTFTNTNTFQRSPVIPAGTLGTHAVNLNQLSTKANGQENALAVGFSSGDVPTPDGNSFPYMYHNSGLYVALATQSYLQTNFLSTPNGTSVIISGSNLNNYLKTGFYRGSGLANAPINNTGWWYVTIETHDSTWVTQKATSFGSGNTPNVTYHRTMAGGSWSDWAQVWTAQDFTAGSIQQWNYMAQYGLQLNSEFSVNTGSALAIGDGHFGGESGVIDFKWGALVAAKRKEYYCYGSEHDAWSGLNYHGESKLFGMGREANKDDKLTVAGSVKASKNFKSEDESPDTIFIPNGRTAALKDEIVNDQSDSYNYAVRLDPHEYEFASSGALNIDDRNRLLHIIGEKIKMMVNFKEIYPKQQIVIYNFDKSGGTMEVKIYGKTVYNISPDCSLRLYVTKSRRVIAEQEQKSMFIW from the coding sequence ATGGATGTAAAATATGCATATTATAGCACTTCTAAAGGCTATAGAGTAGTGGGCGGTACAGCCGCCCACTTTTTAAAGGCGGATGGTTCCTTAGATGGTAAAGAGTATATTGATAAGAATTCAGAACAAACCATAGATTCTACAAAAACCATAGGTATTCAAAATACTCTATATTCCGGATGGGACAGATCATCAGTAGCCAACCCGCAGATGGGGCCAATCTCTTTACTTAATCTTGCATTACAGGGAGCTTATCCTTTATATGGAGATGAGGAATTCAGAAATGGGAACAATAATATAGCCGTTTATAATAACTCCGGTAATGGTACTGTAACTATGACCAGGGAAGTGGCCTCTAATCTTCCGAATAGGTCAGGAGTGCAGCTGAGATTCAATTACAATGGTAGTGGAGCCTCTCCTGGTTTAGGTGGATTTATATTAGGGTTTATGGCACGAACGAATGCTGTATTTATTCAGAAGTTTATGGCCAAACTTCCTGTAGGATATTCATTTAATAATGCTGAAAACTACATGGGAGCCAATGCTTCAGTCACTTGGTTAACATCAAGAGCCGGGACCGGGAAATGGGAAACCTATGTAAGAGCAGTGATGTGCGGAACCGGAACCGGTTTTGGAAATGGAGGCCATGTATATGTTAGCGGTCCCAATACGGCACTGGAATTCTATTTAGCTTTTGCTGAAATTTATGAAGTAAACAGCTCCGTATTTTCCAGAATAAAAGAAGCTTTCTATGCGAAGAATGAAACAATCCATTTTAATGGGGCTGTATCTGACTTAATTACTGTTGGGGATTCATATACCCAGAAAAAATTATTGTCCACATCATGGGATGGAGCTACTGGGGATCAAATTCTCTTAAGGGTTCCGGGAAACCAGAATAATGGAGCTTATCTCAGATATTCTCAGAATGGAACTTTAAATGGTAATATAGGATCATTGGGGTCAGATAATTTAACGGGAGGTCAGATACTCAGTTCTCAGGGAAATATTCTTTACCTGGGAAATTCATCTTTACCCAATATGATACTTCAGAGTACCACTAACACTCAGTTTAATTATGCAGGAGCAGGCAGCATTTATAACTTTAATGTTAATGGCGTTTACTTAGATAGAAATATTAATTTTAATCAGGATAACTCTGGCGTTAATTTCTTTGATGGAGGTAAGATCTATAAAAAAGCTGGAGGGGGAGTCCATATCAATAAAGGAAATAATGGACTGGATCCCAGAATTGAAACTGCAGACGGGTCTCAGTCATGGGTAATATTCCATGGAGGAAATTATAATCCTTTTAAGAATTTAAGAAATGGAGTTGTTTTAGAAGATGTTTCAGAATCAGGTATTTACAGACAGGAGGTGCCGACATCCGAATATAATTATACAACTACTTTAAACCTAAACTCTTCTGACGGCAGGCAGCAGCTTACTATTGACAGAAGCGGAAAGGGAATGAAATTCCGCGGAACTCCTACGGGTTCAGGAAATGCAAGCTGGTCAGATTGGAGGGAAGTTTATCATTCAGGGAATTTTAATCCTGCTAATTATATAACACAGTTTACTTTAAATAACCAGTTAGGTAATTATGCTGCACTGAATGGCGTTCAGACTTTTACAAATACCAATACTTTTCAGCGGAGCCCGGTTATTCCGGCGGGAACTTTAGGAACTCATGCCGTGAATCTAAACCAGCTGAGTACAAAAGCTAATGGTCAGGAAAATGCTTTGGCAGTTGGTTTCTCATCTGGAGATGTACCGACTCCGGATGGAAATTCGTTTCCGTATATGTATCATAATTCAGGATTGTATGTAGCGTTAGCAACACAGTCTTATCTGCAAACAAACTTTTTAAGTACACCGAATGGTACCTCTGTCATCATATCAGGTTCGAATCTGAATAATTACCTTAAAACAGGTTTTTACAGAGGTTCAGGATTAGCTAATGCACCAATCAACAATACCGGTTGGTGGTATGTGACCATTGAAACCCATGATAGTACCTGGGTTACCCAAAAGGCAACCTCATTTGGTTCAGGTAACACGCCCAATGTGACTTATCATAGGACGATGGCTGGAGGCAGCTGGTCAGATTGGGCACAGGTTTGGACCGCTCAGGATTTTACGGCAGGGAGTATTCAGCAATGGAATTATATGGCGCAGTACGGGTTACAGCTCAACTCTGAATTTTCAGTTAATACAGGATCAGCTTTAGCCATTGGAGATGGTCATTTTGGAGGGGAATCCGGGGTTATAGACTTTAAATGGGGTGCCCTTGTAGCGGCAAAAAGAAAAGAATATTACTGTTATGGTTCAGAGCATGATGCATGGTCTGGTCTCAACTACCATGGGGAGAGTAAACTCTTCGGAATGGGAAGGGAAGCTAATAAGGATGATAAGTTAACCGTAGCAGGCTCCGTAAAAGCCAGTAAAAACTTTAAATCAGAGGATGAAAGTCCGGATACCATTTTTATTCCTAATGGCAGAACAGCTGCTCTGAAAGATGAAATTGTTAATGATCAGTCTGATTCTTATAATTATGCCGTCAGATTAGACCCACACGAATATGAGTTCGCTTCTTCCGGGGCTCTTAATATAGACGATAGAAACAGGCTTCTCCATATTATTGGAGAAAAGATTAAAATGATGGTGAATTTCAAGGAAATCTATCCAAAACAGCAGATCGTTATTTATAATTTTGACAAATCCGGCGGTACGATGGAAGTTAAAATATATGGCAAAACGGTGTATAATATTAGTCCGGACTGTTCTCTCAGATTGTATGTGACAAAATCACGAAGAGTGATTGCAGAACAGGAACAGAAATCTATGTTTATTTGGTAA
- a CDS encoding serine hydrolase domain-containing protein has protein sequence MLEKVYQKSFEELLIEFVLKPNTMNQTKFTLTENDRTRLVKGYNDKNELMPNFKRTLWGGISGLHSTTTDLVKYMKLQLNPSNSIVKESHKKLYKEGSDFWEGYHWYIIENDHQLMYRHHGGIYGMQNWFVIFPKQNIGISILTNTSFNETGEILEKVVGNLYNDMQAKK, from the coding sequence ATCCTTGAAAAAGTGTATCAAAAATCTTTTGAGGAACTGCTTATTGAATTTGTCTTGAAGCCCAATACCATGAACCAAACAAAATTTACACTCACTGAAAATGACAGAACAAGATTGGTTAAAGGCTATAACGATAAAAACGAGCTAATGCCCAACTTCAAAAGAACTTTATGGGGTGGAATTTCAGGATTGCATTCTACGACTACGGATTTGGTGAAATATATGAAACTGCAGCTGAACCCATCCAATTCTATTGTCAAAGAATCTCATAAAAAACTATACAAAGAAGGTTCTGATTTTTGGGAAGGCTATCACTGGTACATCATAGAAAATGATCATCAATTAATGTACAGACATCATGGCGGTATCTACGGAATGCAAAATTGGTTTGTGATCTTTCCTAAACAAAATATAGGAATATCCATTTTAACAAACACCAGCTTTAATGAAACAGGAGAAATTTTGGAAAAAGTAGTGGGTAACCTGTACAATGACATGCAAGCTAAAAAATAA
- a CDS encoding helix-turn-helix domain-containing protein — MNEIELNNCKKALGYRISELRKKVINPETNKPISQEELGLRTGHAKKTIGELERGNTNPRYDTLLIISKELNVTLQELFDFDMKKYIKLSNKS; from the coding sequence ATGAATGAAATCGAACTTAATAACTGTAAAAAAGCTCTTGGTTATAGAATTTCTGAACTGAGAAAGAAAGTTATAAATCCCGAGACGAATAAACCTATTTCACAAGAAGAACTGGGTTTAAGAACTGGGCATGCAAAGAAGACAATCGGAGAATTAGAAAGAGGAAATACAAATCCTCGCTATGACACCCTACTTATAATCAGCAAAGAACTCAATGTTACACTACAAGAGCTCTTTGATTTTGATATGAAAAAATACATTAAACTATCAAATAAATCCTGA
- a CDS encoding nucleotide-binding protein, translating into MKPKIFIGSSVESLEIAHNIQELLEHEANPTVWTQGIFELSNTALEDLIKALDSFDYAIFIFKPEDVSTIRDKNYNIVRDNVIFELGLFIGKLGKDKVFFVAPKHTKDFHLPSDLAGINYGTYDADRDDENILAALGPFCNQIRRKLKDFKYNSLKGFENESKIIKDILVEKKIAWEFRLAAEFLRERLKYLQKDYEKLQNNLYYKTSRTLDYKEYCRFMNDKLRDFLQLMKIFTNTYNIELYKSFGETGVAGDPHAIKASVESLKEVCSHLFHWEAEVLAVSAPDEVEMIPIYIKGWTRAVFDRMNELPDIIYARTNAGALKENENTVDLNFEQINFPNSKEVFVLMNNLIEKIKEYM; encoded by the coding sequence ATGAAACCAAAAATATTTATTGGATCGTCTGTAGAATCTTTGGAAATAGCTCATAATATTCAAGAGCTATTGGAACATGAAGCGAATCCCACAGTTTGGACACAAGGTATTTTCGAATTATCAAATACAGCTCTCGAAGATTTGATCAAAGCATTAGATAGCTTTGATTATGCTATATTCATATTTAAACCAGAGGACGTTTCTACCATTAGAGATAAAAACTATAATATAGTTAGAGATAATGTTATTTTTGAACTAGGACTTTTTATCGGAAAACTAGGAAAAGACAAAGTTTTCTTTGTTGCGCCAAAACACACAAAAGATTTCCATTTACCCAGTGATTTAGCAGGAATCAATTATGGTACTTATGATGCAGATAGAGATGATGAAAATATATTAGCAGCATTGGGTCCGTTTTGCAATCAAATAAGAAGAAAGCTGAAAGATTTTAAATATAACAGTCTAAAAGGATTTGAAAATGAATCTAAGATTATTAAAGATATTCTAGTTGAAAAGAAAATTGCTTGGGAGTTCAGATTAGCTGCTGAATTTCTTAGAGAAAGACTTAAATATTTACAAAAGGATTATGAAAAATTACAAAATAACCTTTATTATAAAACATCTCGAACTTTAGATTATAAAGAATATTGTAGATTCATGAACGACAAGCTGCGAGACTTTTTACAGTTAATGAAGATTTTCACCAATACCTACAATATTGAGTTATACAAATCCTTTGGAGAAACTGGAGTTGCAGGAGATCCACATGCAATAAAAGCAAGCGTGGAAAGCTTAAAGGAAGTATGTTCTCATTTATTTCATTGGGAGGCGGAAGTTCTAGCAGTATCAGCGCCTGATGAAGTGGAAATGATTCCTATTTATATTAAAGGGTGGACAAGGGCTGTTTTTGATAGAATGAATGAGCTTCCGGATATTATCTATGCTAGGACAAATGCAGGAGCTTTGAAAGAAAATGAAAACACTGTTGATTTAAATTTTGAACAGATAAATTTCCCAAATTCCAAAGAGGTTTTCGTTTTAATGAATAATCTAATCGAAAAAATAAAAGAGTATATGTAA
- a CDS encoding T9SS type A sorting domain-containing protein codes for MKTTLFTLSLFLASFSIQVSGQETLNTSGTNMSGTTGNVTASLGQIFYETASSPAGNIATGVQHSYEITPTLGVDITEISLNLTIFPNPTADILNLKMGFKDYNKYRYDIFDSSGKLLASQPVLQAQTQIIMASYPASIYLLKVSKEGKTIKIFKVLKTDK; via the coding sequence ATGAAAACTACACTTTTTACACTTTCTTTGTTTCTTGCTAGTTTCTCGATTCAGGTTTCGGGACAAGAAACTCTAAATACCAGTGGCACTAATATGTCAGGCACCACAGGGAATGTTACAGCTTCTTTAGGCCAGATTTTTTATGAAACAGCATCTTCTCCTGCAGGAAATATTGCAACAGGTGTTCAGCATTCTTATGAAATCACACCAACATTAGGAGTTGATATCACCGAAATCAGTTTGAACCTTACTATTTTCCCCAACCCCACAGCAGATATTCTTAATTTGAAAATGGGGTTTAAAGATTATAATAAATATCGTTATGATATTTTTGACAGCAGCGGCAAGTTACTGGCAAGCCAACCTGTTCTTCAGGCACAAACTCAAATTATAATGGCATCTTATCCAGCTTCAATCTATTTATTAAAAGTATCAAAAGAAGGGAAGACCATCAAAATTTTTAAGGTTCTAAAAACAGATAAATAA
- a CDS encoding glycosyltransferase, with amino-acid sequence MKISLCLIVKNEEKVLGRCLESAIKFADEIIIVDTGSTDRTKEIAQQFTDKIFDFEWVNDFSAARNFAFSKAVMDYQMWLDADDVVPEKSVAEINDLKKTLKDHVEMVTMKYVLSFDHNNNPSFHSTRERLFKRSKNYQWIDPVHECIPLIGNLQYTDIEIWHKKTKTEELSTRNIDIYRALEKNGKEFSARQWYYYARELKDHNETAKAIACYEKFLNLGSGWGEDIITACHQLAIEYKKMGAQEKILPILFKSFEYDVPRSDICCELGYYYKEEQNYHQAFKWFDLATRLPNANPVGFVFSDYSGYIPNIEACVCLSFLGDYKKAHEYNEKASLSRPDCLSVKQNREYLRDLI; translated from the coding sequence ATGAAAATAAGCCTGTGTCTAATTGTTAAAAATGAAGAGAAAGTTCTAGGCAGATGTTTGGAGAGTGCAATAAAATTTGCAGACGAAATCATCATAGTAGATACTGGCTCTACTGATAGGACCAAAGAAATTGCTCAACAATTTACAGACAAAATTTTCGATTTTGAATGGGTTAATGATTTTTCCGCAGCCCGCAATTTTGCATTTTCCAAAGCGGTTATGGATTATCAGATGTGGCTGGATGCTGATGATGTTGTCCCGGAAAAATCAGTGGCAGAAATTAATGACCTGAAGAAAACCCTGAAAGATCATGTTGAGATGGTCACTATGAAATATGTTTTGTCATTTGATCACAACAACAATCCTTCTTTTCATTCAACACGGGAGAGATTATTTAAAAGAAGTAAAAACTATCAATGGATCGATCCGGTTCATGAATGTATTCCTCTGATCGGTAATCTGCAGTATACGGATATTGAAATTTGGCATAAAAAAACAAAAACTGAAGAACTTTCTACAAGAAATATAGATATATACAGAGCTTTGGAGAAGAATGGAAAAGAATTTTCTGCAAGGCAATGGTATTATTATGCCAGGGAACTGAAAGATCATAACGAGACGGCTAAAGCTATAGCCTGCTATGAAAAGTTTTTAAATTTGGGATCAGGCTGGGGAGAAGATATCATAACGGCTTGCCATCAATTAGCTATTGAATATAAAAAGATGGGCGCTCAAGAAAAAATTCTGCCGATTTTATTCAAAAGCTTTGAATATGACGTTCCAAGGTCGGATATTTGTTGTGAACTGGGATATTATTATAAAGAGGAGCAAAATTATCATCAGGCATTTAAATGGTTTGATTTGGCTACAAGGCTTCCTAATGCCAATCCTGTTGGTTTTGTATTTTCTGATTATTCAGGATATATCCCTAATATTGAGGCTTGTGTCTGTTTATCTTTTTTAGGAGACTATAAAAAGGCCCATGAATACAATGAGAAAGCATCTCTTTCAAGACCAGATTGTCTTTCTGTAAAACAAAATAGAGAGTATTTAAGGGATCTTATCTAA
- a CDS encoding type 1 glutamine amidotransferase domain-containing protein — protein sequence MSKKIAILATHGFEESELSSPKEYLEQQGWTTHIVSPENGSIKAWAEKDWGKDYPVDQSLDNANASDYDALVLPGGVINPDQLRTNEKAIGFVKDFFAQHKPVAAICHGPQVLINAGVVEGRNLTSVHSISQDLKNAGARWEDSEVVVDAGLVTSRTPKDLPAFNAKIVEEIKEGKHQEHTL from the coding sequence ATGTCAAAAAAAATAGCAATACTGGCCACACACGGCTTCGAAGAAAGTGAGCTAAGCTCACCTAAGGAATATCTGGAACAGCAGGGATGGACCACCCATATTGTAAGCCCCGAAAACGGCAGCATCAAAGCCTGGGCAGAAAAAGACTGGGGTAAAGACTATCCTGTAGATCAAAGTTTAGATAATGCAAATGCTTCAGACTATGATGCGTTGGTTTTACCGGGAGGTGTGATCAATCCGGATCAGCTCAGAACCAACGAAAAAGCGATCGGCTTTGTTAAAGATTTTTTTGCCCAGCACAAACCTGTAGCAGCCATCTGCCATGGTCCGCAGGTATTAATAAATGCCGGTGTTGTAGAGGGCAGAAATCTAACTTCTGTACATTCAATCAGCCAGGATTTAAAAAATGCAGGCGCCCGCTGGGAAGACAGCGAAGTGGTAGTAGATGCAGGACTCGTTACCAGCAGGACTCCGAAAGACCTTCCCGCTTTCAATGCTAAAATTGTAGAAGAGATTAAGGAAGGAAAGCATCAGGAACACACCTTATAA